From a region of the Tateyamaria omphalii genome:
- the urtB gene encoding urea ABC transporter permease subunit UrtB, whose translation MSVFRRFFVAALSLLVTWAALPLSAQDVTAPIQRLLQEHGEVIAKSSRRTIGPAIDALAASGLDEAQTVLERWRDKEMWLNEETGVFVYAEEIDRRTIRTFDFATGTVLGEFEDRDYKQLKPNSGIRGLIGAALVRFQLTDPDPAARIAALNAIERDADESHLGALRAVVEAETNPNIAQRMDRLERILTIRFAEGEAERIAAIESFEGDLGVDVRAALNPLVVTQLDVGTTLPEDADVVRQVDPGSDALSVDAAYALLVSNELAVERISRDAQKAALIAHIDGGTVGGIQVAFLDTEAGRDLAYAALVQQGTVEPAATDSEVDEALSAHVFFERYSAASPAIALAAQAVLTGIENKVAVNQTIDLGLDALSLASIYFLAAIGLAITFGVMGVINMAHGEFIMMGAYTGYVVQLFVPDYTLSILLAIPLAFMVTFGAGVAMERLVIRWLYHRPLETLLATFGISIALQQLAKNIFGTQARPLTAPGWLDGSWVINDIVSISYIRIAIFVLALLFLALFLIVMNRTRLGLEVRAVTQNPRMAASMGINPDRINMLTFGFGSGIAGIAGVAIGLYAKVTSEMGSDYIVQSFMTVVVGGVGNIWGTLLGATMVGSLQKGIEWLNPSNTLAAQTYMILFIILFIQFRPKGIIALKGRAAEA comes from the coding sequence ATGTCGGTTTTCCGTCGCTTTTTTGTTGCGGCTTTGTCCCTTCTGGTGACGTGGGCCGCACTGCCACTGTCTGCCCAGGATGTCACGGCCCCGATCCAACGCTTGTTGCAAGAGCATGGCGAGGTGATCGCCAAAAGCTCGCGCCGCACCATTGGCCCGGCCATCGACGCGCTCGCCGCGAGCGGTCTGGACGAGGCGCAAACCGTGCTGGAGCGCTGGCGCGACAAGGAAATGTGGCTCAACGAGGAAACCGGTGTCTTTGTATATGCCGAGGAAATCGACCGCCGTACGATCCGCACGTTCGATTTCGCCACTGGCACCGTGCTGGGCGAATTCGAGGACAGGGACTACAAACAACTCAAGCCCAATAGTGGCATCCGCGGTCTGATCGGTGCGGCGCTGGTCCGCTTTCAATTGACCGACCCGGACCCTGCTGCGCGGATCGCGGCGCTGAACGCAATCGAACGCGATGCCGACGAAAGCCACCTTGGCGCCCTGCGCGCGGTGGTCGAGGCCGAGACCAACCCGAACATCGCCCAACGCATGGACCGGTTGGAGCGTATCCTGACCATCCGGTTTGCTGAAGGCGAGGCAGAGCGGATCGCGGCCATCGAAAGCTTTGAGGGCGATCTGGGCGTGGACGTGCGGGCAGCGCTTAATCCGCTGGTCGTCACGCAGCTGGATGTGGGCACGACGCTTCCCGAAGACGCCGATGTCGTGCGCCAGGTCGACCCCGGAAGCGACGCGCTAAGTGTGGACGCGGCCTACGCCTTGCTGGTGTCCAATGAACTGGCTGTCGAACGCATCTCTCGCGATGCACAGAAAGCGGCGCTGATTGCACATATCGACGGGGGCACCGTCGGTGGTATCCAGGTCGCCTTCCTCGACACCGAAGCGGGACGCGACCTCGCCTACGCCGCTTTGGTCCAGCAGGGCACGGTCGAGCCTGCCGCCACCGACTCCGAAGTGGATGAGGCGCTGTCGGCCCACGTCTTCTTTGAACGCTACAGCGCTGCGTCGCCCGCGATTGCACTGGCCGCGCAGGCTGTTCTGACTGGGATCGAGAACAAGGTGGCGGTCAACCAGACCATCGACCTGGGCCTTGATGCGCTGTCGCTCGCGTCGATCTACTTCCTCGCCGCCATCGGACTTGCCATCACCTTCGGTGTCATGGGCGTCATCAACATGGCCCATGGCGAGTTTATCATGATGGGCGCCTACACGGGCTATGTCGTGCAGCTGTTCGTACCCGACTACACGCTCAGCATCCTTCTGGCGATCCCGCTCGCGTTCATGGTCACTTTCGGCGCCGGCGTCGCGATGGAGCGTCTGGTGATCCGCTGGCTCTACCACCGTCCGCTGGAAACACTGCTTGCCACCTTCGGCATCTCAATCGCTCTGCAACAACTGGCCAAGAACATCTTTGGCACCCAAGCCCGCCCGCTCACTGCGCCGGGTTGGCTGGACGGTTCCTGGGTCATCAACGACATCGTGTCGATCAGCTATATCCGTATCGCCATCTTCGTCCTGGCGCTGCTGTTCCTCGCCCTGTTCCTGATCGTGATGAACCGCACCCGGCTCGGGCTCGAGGTGCGCGCGGTCACGCAAAACCCGCGCATGGCCGCGTCGATGGGGATCAACCCCGATCGCATCAACATGCTGACCTTCGGATTCGGCTCCGGCATCGCAGGGATCGCGGGTGTCGCGATCGGGCTTTATGCCAAGGTCACGTCCGAGATGGGCAGCGACTATATCGTGCAATCCTTTATGACCGTGGTGGTCGGCGGGGTCGGCAACATCTGGGGCACGCTCCTCGGGGCCACGATGGTCGGTTCGCTGCAAAAGGGGATCGAGTGGTTGAACCCGTCAAATACGCTGGCCGCGCAAACCTATATGATCCTGTTCATCATCCTGTTCATCCAGTTCCGGCCCAAGGGCATTATCGCCCTCAAGGGCCGCGCGGCGGAGGCATAA
- the urtC gene encoding urea ABC transporter permease subunit UrtC, which translates to MSDATLAPARQPIVRRYPVVLVFLGCLALFTLGITILSEGFGIGVISTSFVKTLGKTLCLCLVALAMDLVWGYCGILSLGHMAFFGIGGYAIGMWLMYARTEIIVVQSLSAAPLPPTVQEISDGIAAQIFGVVGASEFPPIWAVAHSLPLQLAAVVLVPGLLALVFGWLAFRSRVTGVYLSILTQAMTLALALYLFQNDSGLRGNNGLSGLQNLPGLGDVPQSTVSIWFFWASALALGLGYVLCTWVVSGKFGSVIRAIRDDESRVRFLGYPVEAYKLFVFTLTAVIAAIAGALYYPQAGIINPAEIAPIASIYLAVWVAIGGRGRLYGAVIGAAFVSLLSTYFTGGQAPDINLGFYTIQWVNWWTVLLGLSFVVVTLFAPKGLGGLFDLIAARRSPDRHGADLGPDVGALREKEAEK; encoded by the coding sequence ATGTCCGACGCAACCCTCGCCCCCGCGCGCCAGCCCATCGTTCGGCGCTATCCAGTCGTTTTGGTCTTTCTGGGCTGCCTGGCACTGTTCACCCTTGGCATCACCATCCTGTCCGAAGGGTTCGGGATCGGTGTGATCTCCACCAGCTTCGTCAAAACGCTGGGCAAGACGCTGTGCCTGTGCCTCGTGGCGCTCGCCATGGACCTGGTGTGGGGCTATTGCGGCATCCTCAGCTTGGGGCACATGGCGTTCTTTGGCATCGGCGGCTATGCCATCGGCATGTGGCTCATGTATGCGCGCACGGAAATCATCGTGGTCCAAAGCCTTTCCGCCGCGCCCTTGCCCCCAACCGTGCAAGAGATATCGGACGGGATCGCGGCGCAGATTTTCGGCGTCGTAGGCGCGTCCGAGTTCCCGCCCATCTGGGCCGTCGCACACTCGCTGCCGCTGCAACTCGCCGCCGTCGTTCTTGTGCCGGGCCTGCTGGCCTTGGTCTTTGGCTGGCTGGCCTTTCGCAGCCGCGTGACGGGCGTTTACCTGTCGATCCTGACCCAAGCCATGACATTGGCCCTCGCGCTATATCTCTTTCAGAACGACAGCGGCCTGCGCGGCAACAACGGTCTGTCGGGGTTGCAAAACTTGCCGGGGCTGGGCGACGTGCCCCAATCCACCGTGTCGATCTGGTTTTTCTGGGCGTCGGCTCTGGCGCTGGGCCTTGGCTACGTGCTGTGCACGTGGGTCGTGTCGGGCAAGTTCGGCTCTGTCATTCGTGCCATCCGCGATGACGAAAGCCGGGTGCGATTTTTGGGCTACCCGGTCGAGGCCTACAAGCTTTTTGTCTTCACGCTCACCGCCGTGATCGCCGCCATCGCGGGCGCGCTGTACTATCCCCAAGCGGGCATCATCAACCCGGCAGAGATTGCACCCATCGCCTCCATCTACCTTGCCGTCTGGGTCGCCATCGGGGGCCGCGGTCGGCTTTATGGCGCGGTGATCGGCGCTGCTTTCGTGTCACTCTTGTCCACCTATTTCACCGGAGGTCAGGCGCCCGACATCAACCTGGGCTTCTACACGATCCAGTGGGTCAACTGGTGGACCGTGCTGCTGGGCCTGTCCTTTGTCGTGGTGACCCTGTTTGCGCCCAAGGGGCTTGGCGGTCTCTTTGACCTGATTGCCGCACGTCGGTCACCGGACCGGCACGGTGCGGACCTCGGCCCCGATGTCGGTGCGCTGCGCGAGAAGGAGGCCGAGAAATGA
- the urtD gene encoding urea ABC transporter ATP-binding protein UrtD: protein MSSLLEVSGVSVSFDGFKAINNLTFQIGEAEMRAVIGPNGAGKTTFMDIVTGKTRPDEGRVLWGDKSQSLLSMSESQIAQAGVGRKFQRPTVFEDQTVAENLMLALKKKRSPLAVLGFRASRADHTRVAELADEIGLSAALDRKSGELSHGQKQWLEIGMLLAQEPKLLLVDEPAAGMTPAEREHTTDILVEAAKTRAVVVVEHDMEFVRRLNCKVTVLHEGSVLAEGSIDHVTSDEAVIEVYLGR from the coding sequence ATGAGTTCGCTTCTAGAAGTGTCGGGCGTGTCGGTGTCTTTTGACGGGTTCAAGGCGATCAACAATCTGACGTTCCAGATCGGCGAGGCCGAGATGCGCGCCGTGATCGGACCCAACGGCGCTGGCAAGACGACCTTCATGGACATCGTGACGGGCAAGACGCGCCCCGACGAAGGCCGCGTGTTGTGGGGCGACAAGTCGCAATCGCTCTTGTCCATGTCTGAAAGCCAGATCGCGCAGGCCGGGGTGGGGCGCAAGTTTCAGCGGCCCACCGTGTTTGAGGATCAGACCGTTGCCGAAAACCTGATGCTTGCGCTCAAGAAAAAGCGCTCGCCGCTCGCTGTGCTGGGGTTCCGTGCCTCACGCGCCGATCATACCCGCGTGGCCGAATTGGCAGACGAGATCGGGTTGTCCGCCGCCTTGGATCGCAAATCGGGCGAGTTGAGCCATGGCCAAAAGCAATGGCTTGAGATTGGCATGCTGCTGGCACAGGAACCCAAACTGCTGCTCGTGGATGAACCCGCGGCGGGCATGACCCCGGCCGAGCGCGAACACACGACCGACATTCTGGTCGAAGCGGCCAAGACACGGGCCGTTGTTGTCGTGGAACACGACATGGAGTTCGTGCGCCGCCTGAATTGCAAGGTCACGGTCCTGCACGAAGGGTCGGTTCTGGCCGAAGGGTCCATCGACCATGTCACGTCGGATGAAGCGGTGATCGAGGTGTATCTTGGCCGGTAA
- the urtE gene encoding urea ABC transporter ATP-binding subunit UrtE, producing MAGNLLEIEGLTLHYGGSEILRGVDLVARTGEVTCVMGTNGVGKTSLLKAVSGTHLRSGGHYRLSGQEIGKLSAHALAQRGVAYVPQGREIFPFLTVQENLETGFACLPRAARRVPAEIFELFPILKEFLHRRGGDLSGGQQQQLAIARALVTNPKLLLLDEPTEGIQPNIIKQIGNVISTLRERGEMAIVLVEQYFDFAFDLGDRFTVLERGAVKLEGPKSGVERAKLLAAVSV from the coding sequence TTGGCCGGTAACTTGCTGGAAATCGAAGGTCTGACGCTGCACTACGGCGGCAGTGAAATTCTGCGCGGCGTTGATCTGGTCGCGCGGACGGGCGAAGTGACCTGTGTCATGGGCACCAATGGCGTGGGCAAGACCAGTCTGCTCAAGGCGGTGTCGGGCACGCATCTGCGCAGCGGCGGGCACTACCGGCTGAGCGGGCAAGAGATTGGCAAGCTCAGCGCGCATGCCCTGGCGCAACGGGGCGTCGCATATGTCCCACAGGGGCGCGAGATTTTCCCCTTTCTGACCGTTCAGGAAAATCTGGAAACCGGATTTGCCTGCCTGCCGCGCGCCGCGCGGCGCGTGCCAGCCGAGATTTTCGAGCTGTTTCCCATCCTCAAGGAATTCCTCCACCGCCGCGGTGGCGACCTCTCGGGCGGGCAGCAACAGCAGCTTGCCATCGCGCGGGCGCTTGTGACCAACCCCAAGCTTTTGTTGCTAGATGAGCCGACCGAGGGCATCCAACCCAACATCATCAAACAGATCGGCAACGTCATCTCGACCCTGCGCGAAAGGGGGGAGATGGCGATTGTTCTGGTCGAGCAGTATTTCGACTTCGCTTTTGACCTTGGCGACAGGTTCACGGTGCTGGAACGCGGAGCTGTCAAATTGGAAGGGCCAAAGTCGGGCGTAGAACGCGCTAAGCTCTTGGCTGCGGTTTCCGTCTGA
- a CDS encoding response regulator: MTARSKKILLAEDDSFTQYMMGEIFQTLGYDFEIAKDGQECQDKVRADPDAYGVILMDIHMPKVSGVDATREIRNALSDPPKNIPIIAVTADSDYHDDRTITSSGMNGYLRKPIVASEINAIIDRYCKAD, from the coding sequence ATGACTGCCAGATCAAAAAAGATCCTCTTGGCCGAAGATGACAGCTTTACCCAGTACATGATGGGTGAGATTTTCCAGACGCTTGGCTACGATTTCGAAATCGCCAAGGATGGGCAAGAATGCCAGGACAAGGTGCGGGCCGACCCCGATGCCTATGGCGTTATCCTCATGGACATCCATATGCCCAAGGTATCCGGCGTCGATGCCACCCGCGAGATCCGCAACGCGCTCTCCGACCCGCCGAAGAACATCCCGATCATCGCGGTGACTGCTGACAGCGATTATCACGATGATCGGACCATTACATCGTCCGGCATGAATGGCTATCTGCGCAAACCCATTGTTGCCTCAGAAATCAACGCGATCATCGACCGGTATTGCAAAGCGGACTAG
- a CDS encoding sensor histidine kinase: MTFVRTALKDRLGLRLVVVTLLVSTVFSAFAAGLQLYLSYQRQVGAAFQIVDRVSATSVDPLQNALWQFDFDQVDIILRGIHSDPAVAHVELQSTTGHMFEYGDPDYVERRNEFDLVRELNGLNEPIGTLTIYLSLDSIWADLWAQFFALVATNLIKAYLVAFALLLLYYWMVTRHLRDVVRQVDASKSLSAPLNLRLDREPRQHTDAIDRIVLALNDMSKRLTQQIGTLENEVAQRKRAERDAVKASFARKRFLANMSHEVRTPLNAMMGLFQLIEMSDVPDRQKQQAATGLEAAQVLLAQLTNVLEVSRLEANAVTLHPKETNLAAIAQQWCDTANGSVKRYGKEIEVSVKVADDLPETVDMDDKRVSQIVHNLCDNAAKFTTSGALLIDLRLTHDDEGAAGMIDISVSDTGPGLSPEDAGNVFERFLQVDDSLTRRYSGTGLGLSISTDLAKLMGGHLEVESPSRYFGYTTTFTLSIPTQDIEEAAA; the protein is encoded by the coding sequence ATGACTTTTGTTCGGACAGCGCTGAAAGACAGGCTGGGTCTGCGCCTTGTGGTCGTGACCCTGCTGGTCAGTACTGTCTTTTCGGCCTTTGCCGCCGGGCTGCAGTTGTATCTCAGCTACCAGCGCCAGGTGGGCGCCGCCTTTCAGATTGTCGACCGTGTCAGTGCGACGTCTGTCGATCCCTTGCAGAATGCTCTTTGGCAATTCGATTTCGACCAGGTAGATATTATCCTGCGTGGCATCCACTCTGATCCGGCCGTTGCCCATGTTGAATTGCAATCCACGACCGGGCACATGTTCGAGTATGGCGATCCTGACTATGTAGAACGGCGCAACGAATTCGATCTGGTCCGTGAGTTGAATGGGCTGAACGAGCCCATTGGTACGCTGACGATTTACCTTTCACTGGACAGTATCTGGGCGGATTTGTGGGCGCAGTTCTTTGCCCTTGTGGCAACCAACTTGATCAAGGCGTATCTGGTCGCCTTTGCCCTATTGCTTTTGTACTACTGGATGGTGACCCGGCATCTGAGGGATGTCGTTCGACAGGTCGACGCGTCAAAATCGCTGTCGGCGCCCCTCAATCTCAGGCTTGATCGCGAACCGCGACAACACACCGATGCCATCGACAGGATCGTCCTGGCGCTGAACGACATGAGCAAGCGTTTGACGCAACAGATCGGCACGCTCGAGAACGAGGTCGCTCAGCGCAAAAGGGCCGAACGCGATGCCGTCAAGGCATCTTTTGCACGCAAACGGTTTCTCGCCAATATGAGCCATGAGGTGCGCACGCCGCTCAACGCAATGATGGGTCTGTTTCAATTGATCGAAATGTCGGATGTGCCGGACCGGCAGAAACAACAGGCTGCAACGGGGCTGGAAGCAGCACAGGTGCTGCTGGCGCAATTGACCAATGTGTTGGAGGTGTCCCGCCTGGAGGCGAATGCCGTCACGTTGCACCCGAAGGAGACAAACCTTGCCGCCATTGCCCAACAGTGGTGCGACACCGCAAACGGATCCGTCAAACGCTATGGCAAGGAGATCGAGGTGTCGGTCAAGGTCGCCGATGATCTGCCAGAAACAGTGGACATGGATGACAAACGGGTCAGCCAGATCGTGCACAACCTGTGCGACAACGCGGCCAAGTTCACGACAAGCGGCGCGCTGCTGATCGACCTGCGTTTGACCCACGATGACGAGGGGGCCGCCGGGATGATCGACATTTCAGTGTCTGACACCGGCCCAGGATTGTCGCCCGAAGATGCCGGCAATGTCTTTGAACGCTTCCTGCAGGTCGATGACAGTCTGACACGCCGCTACAGTGGCACGGGGTTGGGGCTGTCCATCAGCACGGACCTTGCGAAACTGATGGGTGGACACCTTGAGGTTGAAAGCCCGTCGCGTTACTTCGGATACACGACCACGTTCACCCTAAGCATCCCGACGCAGGATATCGAGGAAGCAGCGGCATGA
- a CDS encoding substrate-binding periplasmic protein: protein MRPLHLSLALWTCVATALYADDSTPTIRVVADEWPPFSGAELPEKGLSLHVISAVFEHAGYAVDSDVLPWARIMDGVRRNEYDVVGSLFFDPDLTEFLEYSQPFYSTDIQLVQRRGEGHRFTNVGALAPHTIAVGDGFLYEDEFDGADHLNKVTVTTTLQALQMVAFGRIELTLDSVDVVNYAMNTLDPPLADQLEFVPGIMTSQEVHMAMRKDFPNRDQILSDFNASLQAMQSDGTLADILAVHVDR, encoded by the coding sequence ATGAGACCTCTTCACCTATCGCTGGCGCTTTGGACCTGCGTGGCGACAGCTCTGTACGCCGACGACAGCACACCGACCATTCGCGTGGTCGCTGACGAGTGGCCGCCCTTTTCCGGTGCTGAACTGCCCGAAAAAGGGTTGTCGTTGCATGTCATCTCGGCCGTCTTTGAACATGCTGGCTACGCCGTCGACAGCGATGTCCTGCCTTGGGCGCGCATTATGGACGGTGTGCGGCGCAACGAATACGATGTGGTGGGCAGTCTGTTCTTCGATCCGGACCTGACCGAATTTCTTGAGTATTCGCAGCCATTCTATTCAACGGACATACAACTGGTCCAACGCCGTGGAGAGGGCCACAGGTTTACCAATGTTGGAGCTCTGGCGCCGCACACCATCGCCGTTGGCGACGGTTTTCTGTACGAAGACGAGTTCGACGGCGCGGACCACTTGAACAAGGTCACTGTGACGACAACGCTGCAAGCACTGCAGATGGTCGCCTTTGGCCGCATTGAATTGACGCTGGATAGCGTAGATGTGGTAAATTACGCCATGAACACGCTTGACCCGCCTCTGGCTGATCAACTCGAATTCGTGCCGGGGATCATGACATCGCAAGAGGTGCACATGGCCATGCGAAAGGACTTTCCGAACCGTGACCAAATCCTGTCAGATTTCAACGCGTCCTTGCAGGCGATGCAAAGCGACGGAACGCTTGCCGACATCCTGGCGGTGCATGTTGACCGGTGA
- a CDS encoding ABC transporter substrate-binding protein: protein MRKYLLSATAVVAVIAGHGTAFADTAAAQKWIDQEFQPSTLSKDEQMSEMEWFIQAAEPFSGMEINVLSEGIPTHGYESEVLTKAFEEITGIKVNHQILGEGEVVQAVQTQMQTQRNLYDGYVNDSDLIGTHSRLQLAYNLTEQMAGDWAATTSPTLDLEDFMGIQFTTGPDGNLYQLPDQQFANLYWFRKDWFDDEDNKAAFQAKYGYELGVPVNWSAYEDIAEFFSEDVKEIDGVAIYGHMDYGKRAPDLGWRMTDAWLSMAGAGSVGEPNGVPIDEWGIRMEAGSCNPNGASVTRGGAANGPAAVYAIRKWDEWLRAYAPPGAASYDFYQSLPALAQGNVAQQIFWYTAFTADMVKPKSEGNNTVDEDGMPLWRMAPSPHGPYWTEGQKVGYQDVGSWTFLKSTPSERAQAAWLYAQFVTSKTVDVKKSHVGLTFIRDSSVNHESFTERAPKLGGLVEFYRSPDRVAWSPTGINVPDYPKLAQIWWQQIGDVNSGAFTPQEAMNRLAEEMDITMARMQQADEAAGVYGGCGPRLNEERDAEWWFANGGAKPKLENEKPQGETVNYDELVARWQQ from the coding sequence ATGCGCAAGTATCTTCTCTCCGCGACGGCTGTAGTTGCAGTCATTGCGGGGCATGGGACTGCTTTTGCCGACACGGCGGCGGCCCAGAAATGGATTGATCAGGAATTCCAGCCATCTACGCTCTCGAAAGACGAGCAGATGTCGGAAATGGAGTGGTTCATCCAGGCGGCAGAGCCATTCTCTGGCATGGAAATCAACGTGCTGTCCGAGGGCATTCCGACCCACGGCTACGAATCCGAGGTGCTGACCAAGGCGTTCGAGGAAATCACCGGCATCAAGGTGAACCACCAGATCCTTGGCGAGGGCGAAGTGGTGCAAGCCGTGCAAACGCAGATGCAGACGCAGCGGAATCTCTATGACGGCTACGTCAACGATTCTGACCTGATCGGCACACATTCACGCCTGCAACTGGCCTACAACCTGACCGAACAGATGGCGGGTGACTGGGCGGCGACCACATCGCCGACGCTCGATCTTGAGGACTTCATGGGCATCCAGTTCACTACTGGTCCCGACGGCAACCTCTACCAGCTGCCTGACCAGCAGTTCGCGAACCTCTACTGGTTCCGCAAGGACTGGTTCGACGACGAAGATAACAAGGCCGCGTTCCAAGCCAAGTATGGCTACGAGCTTGGCGTCCCGGTCAACTGGTCTGCCTACGAGGACATTGCTGAGTTCTTTAGCGAAGACGTCAAGGAGATCGACGGCGTCGCGATCTACGGTCATATGGACTACGGCAAGCGCGCGCCCGACTTGGGCTGGCGCATGACAGATGCCTGGCTTTCGATGGCCGGCGCAGGGTCGGTGGGTGAGCCCAACGGCGTGCCGATCGACGAGTGGGGCATCCGTATGGAAGCCGGTTCGTGCAACCCCAACGGTGCAAGCGTCACCCGTGGTGGAGCGGCGAACGGTCCGGCGGCGGTCTATGCGATCCGCAAGTGGGACGAATGGCTGCGCGCCTATGCCCCGCCCGGAGCGGCATCCTACGACTTTTACCAGTCGCTGCCCGCATTGGCCCAAGGCAACGTGGCCCAGCAGATCTTCTGGTACACCGCCTTTACCGCCGACATGGTCAAGCCGAAGTCCGAGGGCAACAACACTGTGGACGAGGATGGCATGCCGCTGTGGCGGATGGCGCCCAGCCCGCATGGACCATACTGGACCGAAGGGCAGAAGGTTGGCTACCAGGACGTTGGGTCGTGGACCTTCCTGAAATCGACCCCGTCCGAGCGTGCACAGGCCGCCTGGCTTTATGCCCAGTTCGTGACGTCCAAGACGGTCGACGTGAAGAAGTCCCATGTGGGTCTGACCTTCATCCGCGACAGCTCGGTCAACCATGAATCGTTCACCGAACGCGCGCCCAAACTGGGTGGTCTGGTTGAGTTCTACCGCTCGCCCGACCGCGTGGCATGGTCGCCGACAGGCATCAACGTGCCTGACTATCCGAAGCTGGCCCAGATCTGGTGGCAGCAGATCGGTGACGTGAACTCGGGCGCGTTCACTCCGCAAGAAGCGATGAACCGTCTGGCCGAAGAGATGGACATCACCATGGCCCGGATGCAGCAGGCGGACGAAGCGGCTGGTGTCTATGGCGGCTGTGGCCCACGCCTGAACGAAGAGCGAGATGCCGAGTGGTGGTTCGCCAATGGCGGCGCCAAGCCCAAGCTGGAGAACGAGAAGCCGCAGGGCGAGACCGTCAACTATGACGAGCTGGTCGCGCGCTGGCAGCAGTAA
- a CDS encoding ABC transporter ATP-binding protein has protein sequence MTIELKSAVKTIRGITHIKPTSLVLETGHFNVLLGQTGAGKTSLIKLMAGLDPLASGEVWMDGQNVSRLSTQKRNISLVHQFFVNYPQMTVYDNIASPLRVAGMAKSEIQGRVEEAADILQLRPMLNRRPQELSGGQQQRCALARAIAKESRAVFLDEPLANLDYKLREELREQLPELFAGRGAVVVYATSEPEEALLLGGKTALMNDGVVTQFGPTAEIYRKPENLTAARVFSDPPINAAQVVKAGDRARMDTGASWALSGAAAQLADGPYTLAIRPHHVTPVPAGIDYVKLSGKVLVTELSGSESSAHFQLGGDGWVSLAHGVHPYEVGEQHEFYMDASHAFYFSEDGRLVA, from the coding sequence ATGACAATCGAGCTGAAATCGGCGGTCAAAACGATCCGCGGGATCACCCATATCAAGCCGACCTCGCTGGTGCTGGAAACAGGGCACTTCAATGTGCTTTTGGGTCAGACGGGCGCTGGCAAGACATCCCTGATCAAGCTGATGGCGGGGCTCGATCCGCTCGCCTCGGGCGAGGTGTGGATGGACGGGCAGAACGTGTCGCGCCTGTCGACACAGAAGCGGAACATCAGTCTCGTCCACCAGTTCTTTGTGAATTATCCGCAGATGACGGTCTACGACAACATCGCCTCCCCCTTGCGGGTTGCAGGCATGGCGAAGTCCGAGATTCAGGGGCGGGTGGAAGAGGCTGCTGACATTCTGCAGCTGCGGCCCATGCTGAACCGCCGCCCGCAGGAATTGTCAGGCGGGCAGCAGCAGCGGTGCGCGCTGGCCCGCGCGATTGCAAAGGAAAGCCGGGCGGTCTTTCTGGACGAACCGCTGGCGAACCTCGACTACAAGCTGCGCGAGGAGTTGCGGGAACAATTGCCTGAGCTTTTCGCGGGACGAGGGGCGGTGGTCGTCTACGCCACGTCCGAGCCCGAGGAAGCCCTGCTGCTGGGCGGCAAGACGGCGCTGATGAACGACGGTGTTGTCACGCAATTCGGACCCACGGCCGAGATTTACCGCAAGCCGGAAAACCTGACCGCAGCGCGCGTCTTCTCGGACCCGCCGATCAATGCCGCGCAGGTCGTGAAGGCAGGGGACCGCGCGCGCATGGACACCGGCGCAAGTTGGGCGCTGTCAGGTGCGGCGGCGCAGCTGGCAGATGGGCCATACACATTGGCGATCCGACCGCACCACGTGACACCTGTCCCCGCGGGGATAGATTATGTTAAATTATCCGGTAAGGTTTTGGTAACAGAATTGTCCGGCTCTGAATCCAGTGCGCATTTCCAATTGGGGGGCGACGGCTGGGTATCTTTGGCCCATGGCGTGCACCCCTATGAGGTGGGCGAACAGCACGAATTTTACATGGACGCCAGTCATGCCTTCTACTTCTCTGAAGACGGGCGGTTGGTCGCATGA